Part of the Persephonella sp. genome, AAAAATCCGCATCTAAAACCAAGTCCAAGTGCCGGTGAGCTTTCCATCTCATATGTAAGGGCAGCATCATTGATTGAGTATTTCTCAAGGGCATCTCTCAGATCCTCAAAAAGAGTTGACCCTGTGGGATAAAGTCCTGCGTAAACCATAGGTTTTGCAGGTCTAAATCCGGGAACAGGCTCAGGTGTTGGGTTTTTTGCATCTGTTATTGTATCTCCGATCCTTATATCCCTAACATCTTTTATAGCTGCAGCTATATATCCAACATCACCAGCTTTCAGGCTCTCAAGCTGTGCCATCTGTGGCATTTGTGCTCCAACTTCGGTAACCTCAAACTCCTTTCCTGTGGACATCAGTTTTATCCTTGTTCCTTTTTTCACCTCACCATCAAATATCCTAACAAAAGCAACAGCTCCCCTATACGAGTCGTAGTAGGAGTCAAAAATGAGAGCCTTAAGGGGTTTTTCTTCTTCTCCTTCTGGAGGAGGTATTTTATTGACAATAGCCTCCAATATATCCTGTATTCCTATACCCGCCTTACCTGAAGCAAGTATGGCCTCATCAGGATCAAGACCAAGAACATCAGCTATCTGCTCTTTTATCCTGTCAACATCTGCAGATGGAAGGTCTATTTTGTTTATGACTGGGATTATCTCCAGATCCTGCTCAAGAGCCTGCCAGAATGTTGCTATCGTCTGGGCTTCTATCCCCTGTGTTGCATCTATCAAAAGAAGAGCTCCTTCGCATGCTGCAAGGGATCTTGAAACCTCATAACCAAAATCAACATGCCCCGGTGTATCAATAAGGTGAAGTGTATATTCCTCCCCGTTTTTAGCTCTGTAGTTCAGCCTTACAGCCTGAAGCTTTATTGTTATCCCCCTTTCCCTTTCTATATCAAGAGTATCAAGGAGCTGATCCTTTTTTTCCCTTTCCTCAACAGCCCCTGTAAACTCCATAAGTCTGTCTGCAAGCGTTGATTTTCCATGATCAACATGGGCTATTATTGAGAAGTTTCTTATATGTTCCATTCTTTTGCTCATATACCACCCCATAAATTTTGTTGTGGAGTATAAATTATAATATTTTTCAAAGATTTCTAAGGTTTATTTTCCTATACGACGGCATCGTATATTAATACAAAAACTGGGTCTTAATGATGGAAGAAATTCTTTACAGATTTAATCCATGGTGGGAAGAAGAATATAAGCCAGAATTTTTAACCCTATTTGGCTGATAATCTTTTTGCCTTATCAATAGCCTGATTTAAAAACTTCCTGAGGTTTTCCTCTGTTACAGCCCCGTAGATTATTACTAATTTTTTTCCTTTAGGAGTTATTATGTATGTTGTTGGCGTTCCCGGAACTGGAAACCTGACAAAGTTCTGTTTGTGTCCCGGATATATGGGGAAATCTGGATCAGAAAAATCTCCCTTATCAGAATCAATAACTATGCCTATAAACTTGAATTTTTCCCTGAAACCTTTTTCCCTCAAAACCTTCTTTATAATAGGAAGTTCTTTCATACAGGAACTGCAGGAGTATGCCAGAAAATTAACAACTATCAGTTTATCTTCAGGTAGAGGTATAGGATTTGAGTTTTTGTCAACAAGTATGTATTTATGTAAATCCTTTTTTTCTGCCTTCTCTTCCTTCTGACAGGATAAACCTATAAAAGCAAAAACAACAAGAATTAGAAAAAACCTTATCATACCTTTTCCTGAACCCTCATAACCTTTCCAAAAAGCTCAAGAGCCTCAACAACATCTTTTGGAACCCTTGTTGTCCTTTCATCTTTGCCGTCCCTCAGGATAACCTTTTCTTCTTCTTCTCCAATATACTTGAACAGTCCCCACTGACCTTTTTCTCTGAAAAGAACGATATCACCTTCAGAGGGTTTCAACGGAGGAATTTTACCTATTAAACTCCAAAGATTTCTTATCTTTACCCAGAAAACATTCTCCTTAAAGTTCTCAACCTGTTCAACAAGCATCAGTGGTGTTTCAACATCAGGAAGTTTATCCATTGTGTTCTCATCAATAAGCTCATAAGCCTTCAAAAAAACTGTGGGTATTTTCCTTTCCATCTACTCCTCACATGTGTGGGCTTTTCTCAGAGGCACAAGAGCATTTCTCGTTTGTTCTTTCAGTATGTTTATAGACTGGGCTGTCATAAAAAATGCATGTTCAAGGTTAACAATTGCAGCCTCAAGATCCCTGTCTTTTGTGCTGAACCTGAGCTGTCTAAACTGTTTGTGAAGCTCATCAAGGTTTGTCCCAAGCTCATAAGCAAGGGTGAAAGTCTTCATAACAAGCTCATCTATTTTCTGTTTTTCCTCTTTTGTCATTTTAACCTCCTACTTTTTACTTCCGCATACATAACAGACGCCTGTTTCTGTTTTTGCCCAGTGCCTTGTCCCTGGTGGAAGATCAATCCTGTCACCAGCCTTTAGAATAAACTCTCCCTCTTCTGTCCCCATCAGGATCTCTCCTTTATAAACCCACCTTACTTCCTGATAAGGGTGGGTATGCCAGTCATAAAAAGATCCTGCATCATCACACCATGTAAAAATATTTGTGTAACCTTCTGCTTCAAGCTGTTTTACTATCTCCTCAATATCTGTTTTTCCTGTTTGCTTCAA contains:
- a CDS encoding TlpA disulfide reductase family protein, producing the protein MIRFFLILVVFAFIGLSCQKEEKAEKKDLHKYILVDKNSNPIPLPEDKLIVVNFLAYSCSSCMKELPIIKKVLREKGFREKFKFIGIVIDSDKGDFSDPDFPIYPGHKQNFVRFPVPGTPTTYIITPKGKKLVIIYGAVTEENLRKFLNQAIDKAKRLSAK
- the lepA gene encoding translation elongation factor 4 codes for the protein MSKRMEHIRNFSIIAHVDHGKSTLADRLMEFTGAVEEREKKDQLLDTLDIERERGITIKLQAVRLNYRAKNGEEYTLHLIDTPGHVDFGYEVSRSLAACEGALLLIDATQGIEAQTIATFWQALEQDLEIIPVINKIDLPSADVDRIKEQIADVLGLDPDEAILASGKAGIGIQDILEAIVNKIPPPEGEEEKPLKALIFDSYYDSYRGAVAFVRIFDGEVKKGTRIKLMSTGKEFEVTEVGAQMPQMAQLESLKAGDVGYIAAAIKDVRDIRIGDTITDAKNPTPEPVPGFRPAKPMVYAGLYPTGSTLFEDLRDALEKYSINDAALTYEMESSPALGLGFRCGF
- a CDS encoding cupin domain-containing protein, with the protein product MRLKQTGKTDIEEIVKQLEAEGYTNIFTWCDDAGSFYDWHTHPYQEVRWVYKGEILMGTEEGEFILKAGDRIDLPPGTRHWAKTETGVCYVCGSKK
- a CDS encoding replication initiation protein, with the protein product MTKEEKQKIDELVMKTFTLAYELGTNLDELHKQFRQLRFSTKDRDLEAAIVNLEHAFFMTAQSINILKEQTRNALVPLRKAHTCEE